The following proteins come from a genomic window of Gynuella sunshinyii YC6258:
- a CDS encoding ATP-binding protein: MSNVLRQAVELTYQAELDALKAEDHGHKPANWSLSPRAVVTYLMGGKTADGTDISAKYIGHRRLIETAVATLATDRALLLLGVPGTAKSWVSEHLAAAICGDSTRVIQCTAGTDENQIRYGWNYAQLLAHGPSREALVPTPLFRAMESGTLCRLEELTRMGSDVQDTLITVLSEKMLPIPELNDVVYAQRGFNIIATANNRDKGVNELSSALKRRFNVVVLPLPDDFNEEVEIIARRVAEMGSSLELPVPANARDEIEKVVTIFRELRGGETLDGKVALKTPTGNLSTAEAIAVMVGGLSQASWFGDGRFSALDISSNLIGAIVKDPVQDKAVLEEYLETVLKKRREFADYYHTINDVL; this comes from the coding sequence ATGAGCAATGTACTTCGCCAGGCCGTTGAGCTGACTTACCAGGCAGAACTGGATGCACTGAAAGCCGAGGATCACGGCCACAAACCGGCCAACTGGAGCCTGTCTCCACGTGCGGTGGTGACGTATCTCATGGGAGGTAAAACCGCCGATGGAACCGACATCAGCGCCAAATATATCGGCCATCGCCGGCTGATCGAAACAGCGGTTGCCACCCTCGCCACCGACCGGGCATTGTTACTGCTCGGCGTACCCGGCACTGCAAAGTCGTGGGTTTCCGAGCATCTGGCCGCCGCCATTTGCGGCGACAGCACCCGCGTCATCCAATGTACTGCCGGTACCGATGAAAACCAGATCCGCTATGGCTGGAACTATGCCCAGCTGCTGGCGCACGGTCCAAGCCGCGAGGCACTGGTACCAACACCGCTGTTCCGTGCCATGGAGTCCGGCACATTATGCCGGCTGGAAGAACTGACCCGTATGGGATCAGATGTTCAGGACACCCTGATCACCGTATTGTCTGAAAAAATGCTGCCGATTCCCGAACTGAACGATGTCGTCTATGCCCAGCGCGGTTTCAACATTATTGCCACGGCCAACAATCGTGACAAAGGCGTGAATGAACTGTCATCAGCACTGAAACGCCGCTTCAACGTCGTGGTGCTGCCATTGCCGGACGACTTCAACGAGGAAGTGGAAATCATTGCCCGCCGGGTCGCTGAAATGGGCTCCAGTCTGGAGCTGCCGGTGCCAGCCAACGCCCGCGACGAAATCGAAAAAGTGGTGACGATCTTTCGTGAATTGCGCGGCGGCGAAACCCTGGATGGCAAAGTGGCGCTGAAAACCCCTACCGGCAATCTCTCCACGGCGGAAGCCATTGCCGTCATGGTGGGCGGGCTCAGTCAGGCCAGCTGGTTCGGCGATGGCCGTTTCAGCGCTTTGGATATCAGCAGCAATCTGATCGGCGCGATTGTGAAAGACCCGGTGCAGGACAAAGCCGTGTTAGAGGAGTACCTGGAGACGGTGCTGAAAAAGAGACGCGAATTTGCCGATTACTATCACACCATCAATGACGTGTTATAA
- a CDS encoding DUF5691 domain-containing protein produces MLTETQLREEQLRIEQLQQRWMVGSNSPVSLEDLPSDWQPLCQGMAAERLSIIALALASQHQEILYQDHHSTPLRSRSPLPVLSLPVLPERLRPWFRQALESIHKRTQIGHSALMHLLSQRGYVAHPADWLLSESDGDLPDVYLPWQQWVSQTDAAIAEPNTLTIENWDDWFPAPRLQQLKQLRRTDPDAARTLLESCINREPADKRLKLTEVLAIRLTAADSTFLQSLLQDRSGKVSALATQLLVRLGHYPADDQNRSQLTEELASTLELKKAGLIRKRLHLSSKPLNNKTRQAIRTQQLETVILVELAATLDISITQLLDSWQFSQHRSSDNQAFVTNAVNTLADDLLPPLLDNLMSYLAGEPEELWLLRLLVPRLSAPQRHDILQTLIKQKGTGLEFHSCLAFLSEPLTTLNWQTLTSTNAWKTLQESIKTQLTDSRYLDDPLIDRELVALGLMLPAELAAQVLQHLWQTGVQQADPVTDLLKLNAELRTSL; encoded by the coding sequence ATGCTGACCGAAACGCAACTGCGCGAAGAACAGCTGCGCATCGAGCAATTACAGCAACGCTGGATGGTAGGCAGTAACAGCCCGGTGAGTCTGGAAGATCTGCCCTCCGACTGGCAGCCGCTGTGCCAAGGCATGGCCGCTGAACGCCTGTCCATCATCGCTCTGGCACTGGCCAGCCAACACCAGGAAATACTCTATCAAGATCACCACAGCACGCCGTTGCGATCACGTTCACCACTGCCGGTATTGTCATTACCGGTACTGCCGGAACGCCTGCGCCCCTGGTTCAGGCAGGCCCTGGAAAGCATTCATAAACGTACCCAGATTGGTCACAGTGCGCTGATGCACCTGTTGAGTCAGCGAGGTTATGTTGCCCATCCGGCCGACTGGTTATTGTCTGAAAGTGATGGCGATCTGCCCGACGTCTATCTGCCCTGGCAGCAATGGGTCAGTCAGACCGACGCAGCAATAGCAGAACCAAACACCCTGACCATCGAAAACTGGGATGATTGGTTTCCGGCTCCACGTCTACAGCAACTGAAACAGCTGCGCCGAACAGATCCGGATGCCGCCCGGACATTACTGGAAAGCTGCATCAATCGGGAACCGGCGGACAAACGGCTCAAGCTCACCGAGGTACTGGCCATCCGCCTGACAGCTGCCGACAGCACATTCCTGCAGTCTCTGCTCCAGGATCGCTCCGGAAAAGTTTCGGCACTGGCTACCCAGTTACTGGTCAGACTCGGACATTATCCGGCAGATGACCAGAACCGAAGTCAGCTCACCGAAGAGCTGGCCTCTACTCTGGAGCTGAAAAAAGCCGGCCTGATCCGGAAACGCCTGCATCTGTCCAGCAAACCGCTGAACAATAAGACCCGCCAGGCTATTCGCACTCAACAGCTTGAAACCGTGATTCTGGTGGAACTGGCCGCAACCCTCGATATCAGCATCACGCAACTGCTCGACAGCTGGCAGTTTTCCCAGCATCGCTCCAGCGACAACCAGGCATTTGTCACCAACGCCGTCAATACCCTGGCCGATGACCTGCTGCCGCCACTGCTGGACAATCTCATGAGTTACCTCGCGGGTGAACCGGAGGAATTGTGGTTATTAAGGTTATTGGTTCCACGACTGTCAGCACCGCAGCGTCATGACATTCTTCAGACCTTGATCAAACAAAAAGGCACCGGACTGGAGTTTCACAGCTGTCTGGCATTTCTGTCGGAACCACTGACCACCCTGAACTGGCAAACATTAACCAGCACCAATGCCTGGAAAACCTTACAGGAAAGCATCAAAACCCAATTGACCGACAGCCGTTACCTTGATGATCCGCTGATCGACCGCGAACTGGTCGCCCTGGGACTCATGTTACCAGCTGAGCTGGCTGCACAGGTTCTCCAGCATCTCTGGCAGACCGGCGTGCAGCAGGCGGATCCCGTCACCGACCTATTAAAATTAAATGCAGAATTAAGGACATCATTATGA